A genomic segment from Pseudomonas sessilinigenes encodes:
- a CDS encoding ABC transporter permease: protein MRAALTAALAWQDYRADTWLSACSVLALVAVIAPLLVLFGLKFGLVSSLTERLEKDPAVREIIPLGGGRFSAAFIAELRQRPDVAFALPRTRQIAATAELARGEGDVGLTVEMLPTAPTDPLLGPLPALQGMNGVVLSRTAAEKLGVRPGDWLQASFGRQVAGRSEVQRTRVQVEGVLPLEAFARDALLAPLELLEAAEDYRDGRAVLAMGWAGGAPTQAGQRVYPAFRLYARSLDDVEPLRRYFAERGLLVSTQAQTIAQVQSLSRNLSIVFWIIAALALAGAFAAIFAGALAAVERKRRELSVLRLLGFSTAALLLFVVFQALYSASLAAVLSGVLYGLAQAGLNHLFMQVPGEYASHLLPAHYGLALLATLGVSSLAAALGGWRVSRIEACEGIRDV, encoded by the coding sequence ATGCGTGCGGCCCTCACAGCGGCGCTGGCCTGGCAGGACTATCGGGCCGATACCTGGCTTTCGGCCTGCTCAGTACTGGCCCTGGTGGCGGTGATCGCTCCGTTGCTGGTGCTGTTCGGGCTCAAGTTCGGCCTGGTCAGCAGCCTCACCGAGCGCTTGGAAAAAGACCCGGCGGTGCGCGAGATCATTCCCCTGGGCGGCGGGCGCTTCAGTGCCGCGTTCATTGCCGAACTGCGCCAGCGCCCGGACGTGGCGTTCGCCTTGCCCAGGACCCGGCAGATCGCCGCCACGGCAGAGCTGGCGCGAGGCGAGGGGGATGTTGGCCTGACCGTGGAAATGCTGCCTACCGCGCCTACCGACCCCTTGCTGGGGCCGTTGCCGGCATTGCAGGGCATGAACGGGGTGGTGCTCAGCCGCACCGCCGCGGAGAAGCTCGGGGTCCGACCGGGAGACTGGCTGCAGGCCAGTTTCGGCCGCCAGGTGGCCGGGCGCAGCGAGGTGCAGCGGACCCGGGTCCAGGTCGAGGGCGTGCTGCCCCTGGAGGCCTTTGCCCGTGATGCCCTGCTGGCGCCCCTGGAGTTATTGGAGGCCGCCGAGGATTACCGCGACGGTCGTGCGGTGCTGGCCATGGGCTGGGCCGGCGGGGCCCCGACGCAGGCCGGGCAGCGGGTGTACCCGGCGTTTCGCCTGTATGCGCGCAGCCTCGACGATGTCGAGCCGCTGCGCCGGTATTTCGCCGAGCGCGGCCTGCTGGTGTCGACCCAGGCCCAGACCATCGCCCAGGTGCAGTCCTTGAGCCGCAACTTGTCGATCGTGTTCTGGATCATCGCCGCGTTGGCCCTGGCCGGGGCCTTTGCGGCGATCTTCGCTGGCGCCCTGGCGGCGGTGGAGCGCAAGCGCCGGGAGTTGTCGGTATTGCGCCTATTGGGTTTTTCCACCGCGGCGCTGCTGCTGTTCGTGGTGTTCCAGGCCCTCTACAGCGCGAGTCTTGCCGCTGTGTTGAGTGGCGTGCTGTATGGCCTGGCCCAAGCCGGGCTGAATCATCTGTTCATGCAGGTGCCGGGCGAGTATGCCAGCCACCTGCTGCCGGCCCATTACGGGCTGGCCCTGTTGGCGACGCTGGGCGTCAGTAGCCTGGCCGCTGCGCTGGGCGGTTGGCGGGTGTCGCGCATTGAAGCTTGTGAAGGAATTCGCGATGTATAA
- a CDS encoding formylglycine-generating enzyme family protein: MTLAGAVWAEEPVNKMDNPKPLAGDVSLPLPCDGEMLFRYVYVLAQGTLDDREINLGYPFAEGESGYQQSFISGYRRDYINGQFTLKDLPGGWAKTIGPLLPKTGAGVPLKPMMYFIGKYEVTARQYAQIMAQAQSLASGEPAPACEAPDGMQGRLPKVKLSRFEAERFAAVYSAWLMKNHRDLLPVSGRGGSAEDGGLGFVRLPTEVEWEYAARGGQAVSRQELEGRLFPRRVEGSESDGPLADWAVFNQVAGGTGQAARLMPIGTKLPNPIGLFDVIGNAAEMVQESFQLVHAGRRQGTYGGFVVKGGNYLEGEGTLFTGMRREYPLFAADGTEQSNETTGFRVAIGALSAPRSRYKELFAQWQKEGRLASLTDAIDDAQDPTKRLDSIIAASVDPRLQAELGLVNEELKRNVSLIAQQREEAAGNLIQSSALVAETINNYNIRLTNLKKSQQQALDAKDEPSAKLFAEAIDNGRSALDGAVAIYIDNLATGTRYTDAVIQAQFQRIKEELNRKPVLGKSLVTRATLFVRHVGDYRQKRRADPATILKELLASTGQKS, encoded by the coding sequence ATGACCCTGGCGGGGGCCGTGTGGGCCGAAGAGCCCGTTAATAAGATGGACAACCCCAAGCCCCTGGCGGGCGATGTCAGCCTGCCGTTGCCCTGTGACGGCGAGATGCTGTTTCGCTACGTCTATGTGCTGGCCCAGGGCACCCTGGACGACCGTGAGATCAATCTGGGCTATCCCTTCGCCGAAGGCGAGAGCGGGTACCAGCAGTCGTTCATTTCCGGCTATCGCCGGGACTACATCAATGGCCAGTTCACCCTCAAGGACTTGCCGGGCGGCTGGGCCAAGACCATTGGCCCGCTGTTGCCCAAGACCGGCGCCGGGGTACCGCTCAAGCCGATGATGTATTTCATTGGCAAGTATGAAGTCACGGCCCGCCAGTACGCCCAGATCATGGCCCAGGCCCAGTCCCTGGCCAGCGGCGAACCGGCGCCGGCCTGCGAGGCGCCGGATGGCATGCAGGGGCGGCTGCCCAAGGTCAAGCTGTCGCGTTTCGAGGCCGAGCGTTTCGCGGCGGTCTACAGCGCCTGGCTGATGAAGAATCACCGCGACCTGCTGCCGGTCAGTGGGCGTGGCGGCTCCGCCGAGGATGGCGGCCTGGGCTTTGTTCGCCTGCCCACCGAAGTGGAGTGGGAATACGCGGCCCGTGGTGGCCAGGCGGTGAGCCGCCAGGAGTTGGAGGGCCGGCTGTTCCCACGGCGCGTGGAGGGCAGTGAAAGCGACGGCCCGCTGGCCGACTGGGCGGTGTTCAACCAGGTCGCCGGAGGCACTGGCCAGGCGGCGCGACTGATGCCGATCGGTACCAAGCTGCCTAACCCCATTGGTTTGTTCGATGTGATTGGCAACGCCGCCGAGATGGTCCAGGAGTCCTTCCAGTTGGTGCATGCCGGGCGGCGCCAGGGCACCTACGGCGGTTTCGTGGTCAAGGGCGGCAACTACCTGGAAGGCGAGGGCACGCTGTTCACCGGCATGCGCCGCGAATACCCGCTGTTCGCCGCCGATGGCACCGAGCAAAGCAACGAGACCACGGGTTTCCGGGTGGCCATCGGTGCCTTGTCGGCGCCTCGGTCGCGCTACAAGGAACTGTTCGCCCAGTGGCAGAAGGAAGGGCGCCTGGCGTCCCTGACCGATGCCATCGATGACGCCCAGGACCCGACCAAGCGCCTGGACAGCATCATCGCCGCCAGTGTCGATCCACGGCTGCAGGCGGAGCTGGGGCTGGTCAACGAGGAGCTCAAGCGCAACGTGTCGCTGATTGCCCAGCAACGCGAGGAAGCGGCGGGCAACCTGATTCAGTCCTCGGCACTGGTGGCCGAGACGATCAACAACTACAACATTCGTCTGACCAACCTGAAGAAGAGCCAGCAGCAGGCCCTCGATGCCAAGGATGAACCCAGCGCCAAGCTGTTCGCCGAAGCCATCGACAATGGCCGCAGTGCTCTGGACGGGGCGGTGGCGATCTACATCGACAACCTGGCCACGGGCACCCGTTACACCGACGCGGTGATCCAGGCGCAATTTCAACGGATCAAGGAAGAGCTCAATCGCAAGCCGGTGCTCGGCAAGAGCCTGGTGACGCGCGCTACGTTATTCGTTCGCCATGTCGGGGACTATCGCCAGAAACGGCGAGCCGACCCGGCGACGATTTTGAAGGAACTGCTCGCATCGACCGGTCAGAAGTCATGA
- the tagQ gene encoding type VI secretion system-associated lipoprotein TagQ: MLFSRKPFASTSKRHLLLVAAGFSTVLTGCATSPVSKVASTTKVEYYPSCYEPVQHLRATDSDMTKSVVTGAALGAAGGALLGALTGDGDHRGRNAAIGAAGGALAGGAAGYYTERQKQIADDNQRIASYATDVNKSVADIDRSTAYARASQTCYQRAFDSLISARKANSINDVEGRKRLAEIVSGLKESNDLITAVNGRASEDLSKYNQAYEQDLQQVGVQRTDVVKVATADTTPVTTTGKGKGKGKNPPAKQKLPVVPKEAVSTEKSMQQAKTKQAESNQVATTGQTQVNSMCKNPDLGDWAPVPCPNV; this comes from the coding sequence ATGCTTTTTTCCCGCAAACCCTTTGCTTCGACTTCCAAGCGTCACCTGCTGTTGGTTGCCGCCGGGTTCAGCACCGTATTGACCGGTTGCGCGACCTCTCCGGTATCCAAGGTCGCTTCCACCACCAAGGTCGAGTACTACCCGAGCTGCTACGAGCCGGTGCAGCACCTGCGTGCCACTGACTCGGACATGACCAAGTCGGTCGTCACCGGTGCCGCCCTGGGTGCTGCTGGCGGCGCCTTGCTCGGTGCCCTGACCGGCGACGGCGACCACCGTGGTCGCAATGCAGCCATCGGCGCCGCTGGTGGTGCCCTGGCTGGCGGTGCTGCTGGCTACTACACCGAGCGCCAGAAGCAGATTGCCGATGACAACCAGCGCATCGCTTCCTACGCTACCGACGTCAACAAGAGCGTGGCCGACATCGACCGCAGCACGGCTTATGCCCGCGCTTCGCAGACTTGTTACCAGCGCGCTTTCGACAGCCTGATCAGCGCTCGCAAGGCCAACAGCATCAACGATGTCGAAGGGCGCAAGCGCCTGGCAGAAATCGTCAGCGGCCTGAAGGAGTCCAACGACCTGATCACCGCGGTGAATGGTCGTGCCAGCGAGGACCTGAGCAAGTACAACCAGGCCTACGAGCAAGACCTGCAGCAAGTGGGCGTACAGCGCACCGACGTGGTCAAGGTGGCCACCGCCGACACCACTCCAGTGACTACCACCGGCAAAGGCAAGGGCAAAGGCAAGAACCCACCGGCCAAGCAGAAGCTGCCGGTGGTGCCGAAGGAAGCGGTGAGCACCGAGAAGTCGATGCAGCAGGCCAAGACCAAGCAGGCCGAGAGCAACCAGGTGGCTACCACCGGCCAGACCCAGGTCAACAGCATGTGCAAGAACCCGGACCTGGGCGACTGGGCACCGGTGCCTTGCCCGAACGTCTGA
- a CDS encoding helicase has product MKFRFLLWVLGLLMGKASRNNPAFQQQLGDKELVFQLQTLDGKVARHFFVKDQRVTSRSGFYPEPAFAIAFKDAAYGFATMQAKNKQLAFMTGIQDKSIQIKGNPALVIWFQGLTKYLKPKKPKPKA; this is encoded by the coding sequence ATGAAATTTCGTTTTCTCCTCTGGGTACTTGGCCTGTTGATGGGCAAGGCCAGCCGTAACAATCCCGCTTTCCAGCAACAATTGGGCGACAAGGAGCTGGTATTCCAGCTGCAGACGCTCGATGGCAAGGTTGCTCGGCATTTCTTCGTCAAGGACCAGCGTGTTACCAGTCGTTCGGGGTTTTATCCCGAGCCGGCTTTCGCTATTGCCTTCAAGGACGCTGCCTATGGCTTCGCGACCATGCAGGCGAAGAACAAGCAGCTGGCATTCATGACGGGAATCCAGGACAAGTCGATCCAGATCAAGGGCAACCCGGCGCTGGTGATCTGGTTCCAGGGGCTGACCAAGTACCTGAAGCCGAAGAAGCCCAAGCCCAAGGCTTGA
- a CDS encoding aminoacyl-tRNA deacylase and HDOD domain-containing protein codes for MTEVALATATPHAPSVIRLLLGKLAIGYNEVIDQPGLSAERKVQAVLLDDAVGALMVLFPQSQLLDLNRLAELTGRRLRSVSTERLERMLGKHSLSLLPGLPALTSSPCLYEESLLREPTLLINSGEPGVLLEITREDFKSMLSKASAGTFGEALSSIRPNLDRPDDDREEISQAMQAFTARRIQQRLEATIEIPPLAETAQKIIKLRVDPNATIDDITGVVETDPALAAQVVSWAASPYYASPGKIRSVEDAIVRVLGFDLVINLALGLALGKTLSLPKDQPQHATPYWQQSIYTAAVIEGLTRAMPRAQRPESGLTYLAGLLHNFGYLLLAHVFPPHFSLICRHLEVNPHLCHSYVEQHLLGISREQIGAWLMRYWDMPDELSTALRFQHDPTYDGAYAEYPNLVCLAVRLLRSRGIGSGPREEIPDALLERLGLSRDKAEDVVSKVLEAEVLLRELASQFSQV; via the coding sequence ATGACAGAAGTTGCCCTCGCCACTGCAACCCCGCACGCGCCGTCTGTTATCCGGTTGCTGCTCGGCAAGCTGGCCATCGGCTACAACGAAGTCATCGACCAGCCGGGCCTGTCGGCCGAACGCAAAGTCCAGGCAGTGCTGCTGGACGATGCTGTGGGCGCGCTGATGGTGCTGTTCCCCCAGAGCCAGCTGCTGGATCTCAACCGTCTGGCCGAACTCACCGGTCGACGCCTGCGCTCGGTTTCCACCGAACGCCTGGAACGCATGCTTGGCAAACACAGCCTGAGCCTGCTGCCGGGCCTGCCAGCCCTGACCAGCTCGCCCTGCCTGTATGAAGAAAGCCTGCTGCGCGAGCCCACCCTGCTGATCAACTCCGGCGAGCCGGGCGTGCTGCTGGAAATCACTCGCGAAGACTTCAAGAGCATGCTCAGCAAGGCCAGCGCCGGTACCTTCGGCGAAGCCCTGAGCAGCATCCGTCCCAACCTCGACCGCCCGGATGACGACCGCGAGGAAATCTCCCAGGCGATGCAAGCCTTCACCGCGCGTCGCATCCAGCAACGTCTGGAAGCCACCATCGAGATCCCGCCGCTGGCCGAAACCGCGCAGAAGATCATCAAGCTGCGGGTCGACCCCAACGCCACCATCGACGACATCACCGGCGTGGTGGAAACCGACCCGGCGCTGGCGGCGCAGGTGGTGAGCTGGGCGGCCTCGCCCTATTACGCCTCGCCGGGCAAGATTCGCTCGGTGGAAGACGCCATCGTCCGCGTACTGGGCTTCGACCTGGTGATCAACCTTGCCCTGGGCCTGGCGCTGGGCAAGACCCTGAGCCTGCCCAAGGACCAGCCACAGCACGCCACGCCGTACTGGCAGCAGTCCATCTACACCGCGGCGGTGATCGAAGGCCTGACCCGGGCGATGCCCCGGGCCCAGCGCCCGGAGTCCGGCCTGACGTACCTCGCCGGGCTGCTGCACAACTTCGGCTACCTACTCCTGGCTCACGTATTCCCGCCACACTTCTCGCTGATCTGCCGGCACCTGGAGGTCAACCCGCACCTGTGCCACAGCTACGTCGAGCAGCACCTGCTAGGGATCAGCCGCGAACAGATCGGCGCCTGGCTGATGCGCTACTGGGACATGCCGGATGAGCTGTCCACCGCCCTGCGCTTCCAACACGACCCGACCTACGACGGCGCCTACGCCGAGTACCCGAACCTGGTCTGCCTGGCCGTACGCCTGCTACGCAGCCGGGGTATCGGCTCAGGCCCGCGCGAAGAGATTCCCGACGCCCTGCTGGAGCGCCTGGGGCTGAGCCGCGACAAGGCCGAGGACGTGGTCAGCAAGGTACTGGAAGCCGAAGTACTGCTGCGAGAGCTGGCCTCGCAATTCAGCCAGGTCTGA
- the recG gene encoding ATP-dependent DNA helicase RecG, giving the protein MTELSKVSVTALKGVGEAMAEKLAKVGLENLQDVLFHLPLRYQDRTRVVPIGALRPGQDAVVEGTVSGADVVMGKRRSLLVRLQDGTGGLSLRFYHFSNAQKEGLKRGTRVRCYGEARPGASGLEIYHPEYRAIQGDEPPPVDQTLTPIYPLTEGLTQQRLRMLCQQSLAMLGPRSLPDWLPQELARDYQLAPLDDAIRYLHHPPADADVDELALGHHWAQHRLAFEELLTHQLSQQRLRDSLRSQRAPVLPVAKKLPARYLKNLGFAPTGAQQRVGNEIAYDLSQPEPMLRLVQGDVGAGKTVVAALAALQALEAGYQVALMAPTEILAEQHFITFKRWLEPLGLEVAWLAGKLKGKSRSAALEQIASGVPMVVGTHALFQEEVQFKNLALAIIDEQHRFGVQQRLALRQKGVGGKLCPHQLIMTATPIPRTLAMSAYADLDTSILDELPPGRTPVNTVLVTDSRRIEVIERVRAACAEGRQAYWVCTLIEESEELTCQAAETTFEDLSSALGELRVGLIHGRMKAPEKAAVMAEFKAGHLQLLVATTVIEVGVDVPNASLMIIENPERLGLAQLHQLRGRVGRGSAASHCVLLYHPPLSQIGRQRLGIMRETNDGFVIAEKDLELRGPGEMLGTRQTGLLQFKVADLMRDADLLPAVRDAAQALLERWPDHVSPLLERWLRHGQQYGQV; this is encoded by the coding sequence ATGACTGAGCTGTCGAAGGTGTCGGTGACGGCGCTCAAGGGCGTCGGCGAGGCCATGGCCGAGAAACTGGCCAAGGTCGGCCTGGAGAACCTCCAGGATGTGCTGTTCCACCTGCCCCTGCGCTACCAGGATCGCACTCGCGTGGTGCCTATCGGCGCCTTGCGCCCGGGTCAGGACGCGGTGGTCGAAGGCACGGTCAGTGGCGCCGATGTGGTCATGGGCAAGCGCCGCAGCCTGCTGGTGCGCCTGCAAGACGGCACCGGGGGTCTGAGCCTGCGCTTCTACCACTTCAGCAACGCCCAGAAAGAGGGCCTGAAACGTGGCACCCGCGTACGCTGCTACGGTGAAGCCCGCCCAGGCGCCTCGGGCCTGGAGATCTACCACCCCGAGTACCGCGCCATCCAGGGTGACGAACCACCACCGGTGGACCAGACCCTGACCCCCATTTATCCGCTCACCGAAGGCCTGACCCAACAGCGCCTGCGCATGCTGTGCCAGCAGAGCCTGGCCATGCTCGGTCCACGCAGCCTGCCCGATTGGCTGCCGCAGGAACTGGCCAGGGACTACCAACTCGCCCCCCTGGACGATGCGATCCGCTACCTGCATCACCCTCCGGCCGACGCCGATGTCGATGAACTGGCCCTGGGTCACCACTGGGCCCAACACCGCCTGGCATTCGAGGAGCTGCTGACTCACCAGTTGTCCCAGCAGCGCCTGCGCGACAGCCTGCGCTCCCAGCGCGCGCCCGTACTGCCGGTAGCGAAGAAACTACCGGCCCGGTACCTGAAGAACCTGGGCTTCGCCCCTACCGGAGCACAACAACGGGTGGGCAATGAAATCGCCTACGACCTGAGCCAGCCCGAACCCATGCTCCGCCTGGTCCAGGGCGACGTTGGCGCCGGCAAGACCGTAGTGGCCGCCCTGGCCGCCCTGCAGGCGCTGGAAGCCGGCTACCAGGTGGCGCTGATGGCGCCCACCGAGATCCTCGCCGAACAGCACTTCATCACCTTCAAGCGCTGGCTGGAGCCGCTGGGCCTGGAAGTCGCCTGGCTGGCCGGCAAGCTCAAGGGCAAGAGCCGCAGCGCCGCCCTGGAACAGATCGCCAGCGGTGTCCCCATGGTGGTGGGCACCCACGCCCTGTTCCAGGAAGAGGTGCAATTCAAGAACCTGGCCCTGGCGATCATCGACGAGCAGCACCGCTTTGGCGTCCAGCAGCGCCTGGCCCTGCGCCAGAAGGGTGTCGGTGGCAAACTCTGCCCGCACCAGTTGATCATGACCGCCACGCCCATTCCCCGGACCCTGGCCATGAGTGCCTACGCCGACCTGGATACCTCCATCCTCGACGAGCTGCCTCCCGGCCGGACGCCGGTCAACACCGTGCTGGTGACCGATAGCCGCCGCATCGAAGTGATCGAGCGGGTACGCGCGGCGTGCGCCGAAGGTCGCCAGGCCTACTGGGTCTGCACCTTGATCGAGGAGTCGGAGGAACTCACCTGCCAGGCTGCCGAAACCACCTTCGAGGACCTGTCCAGCGCCCTGGGCGAGCTGCGAGTAGGCTTGATCCATGGCCGTATGAAGGCACCGGAGAAGGCGGCGGTCATGGCCGAGTTCAAGGCCGGCCACCTGCAGCTGCTGGTGGCCACCACTGTGATCGAAGTCGGCGTGGACGTACCCAACGCCAGCCTGATGATCATCGAAAACCCCGAGCGCCTGGGCCTGGCCCAACTGCACCAATTGCGGGGCCGGGTCGGTCGCGGCAGCGCCGCCAGCCACTGCGTGTTGCTCTACCACCCGCCGCTGTCGCAAATCGGTCGTCAACGCCTGGGCATCATGCGCGAAACCAACGACGGCTTCGTCATCGCCGAAAAAGACCTCGAGCTGCGCGGCCCCGGGGAAATGCTCGGCACCCGCCAGACCGGCCTGCTGCAATTCAAGGTGGCCGACCTGATGCGCGATGCCGACCTGCTGCCCGCCGTGCGCGATGCTGCCCAGGCGCTGCTGGAGCGCTGGCCGGACCACGTCAGCCCGCTGCTGGAGCGCTGGCTGCGCCACGGCCAGCAATACGGGCAAGTGTGA
- a CDS encoding hydrogen peroxide-inducible genes activator yields the protein MTLTELRYIVTLAQEQHFGHAAERCHVSQPTLSVGVKKLEDELGVLIFERSKSAVRLTPVGETIVAQAQKVLEQAQGIRELAQAGKNQLTAPLKVGAIYTVGPYLFPHLIPQLHRVAPQMPLYIEENFTHVLRDKLRNGELDAIIIALPFNEADVLTLPLYDEPFYVLMPSDHSWTRKETIDASLLNDKSLLLLGEGHCFRDQVLEACPTLTKGNDGAKHTTVESSSLETIRHMVASGLGVSILPLSAVDSHHYAPGVIEVRPLTPPAPFRTVAIAWRASFPRPKAIEILADSIRLCSVAKPPAAS from the coding sequence ATGACTCTTACAGAACTGCGCTACATCGTTACCCTTGCCCAAGAGCAGCATTTCGGCCATGCCGCCGAACGCTGCCACGTCAGCCAGCCCACCCTCTCGGTTGGCGTGAAGAAGCTTGAGGACGAACTCGGCGTGCTGATCTTCGAGCGCAGCAAGAGCGCCGTACGCCTGACCCCGGTCGGCGAGACCATCGTCGCCCAGGCACAGAAAGTACTGGAGCAGGCCCAGGGCATCCGCGAACTGGCCCAGGCCGGCAAGAACCAACTGACAGCGCCCCTCAAGGTCGGCGCCATCTACACCGTCGGCCCATACCTGTTCCCCCACCTGATTCCACAGCTGCACCGGGTCGCCCCGCAGATGCCGCTGTATATCGAGGAAAACTTCACCCACGTACTGCGGGACAAGCTGCGCAATGGCGAACTGGACGCGATCATCATCGCCCTGCCGTTCAACGAAGCAGACGTCCTGACCCTGCCGCTGTACGACGAACCCTTCTACGTGCTGATGCCCAGCGACCACTCCTGGACGCGCAAGGAAACCATCGATGCCAGCCTGCTCAACGACAAGAGCCTGTTGCTGCTGGGCGAAGGGCACTGCTTCCGCGATCAGGTCCTGGAGGCCTGCCCAACCCTGACCAAGGGTAATGACGGCGCCAAGCACACCACCGTGGAATCCAGCTCGCTGGAAACCATTCGCCACATGGTCGCTTCAGGCCTGGGCGTCTCAATCCTGCCGCTGTCGGCAGTGGACAGCCATCATTACGCCCCCGGTGTCATCGAGGTCCGCCCACTGACCCCACCCGCACCGTTTCGCACCGTGGCCATCGCCTGGCGCGCGAGCTTCCCGCGGCCCAAGGCCATCGAGATCCTCGCCGACTCGATCCGCCTGTGCTCGGTGGCCAAACCGCCTGCCGCCAGCTAA
- a CDS encoding energy transducer TonB family protein, whose product MITTRQRLTRYSGSLAVVLGVHAVAIALALNWSKPQPMPIPPQAMVVELAPAPVPPPPAPPKVVTPPQPPAPVEELPLPKLAEAPKPTISVPKPVKQKPKPQPPKPVEKPEPPKEKPSDEKPSDAPVTPAQSSNPAPATPGPSPAQAAAKANWQGELQAHLAKYKRYPSEAQRRGKEGTNSLRFVVDAEGKVLSYELVGRSGNADLDRATLDMIRRAQPLPKPPADMLNNGSVEITASYNYEIDRSRGRR is encoded by the coding sequence ATGATCACGACGCGCCAAAGACTGACGCGTTACAGCGGTAGCCTGGCCGTGGTGCTGGGCGTCCATGCGGTGGCGATTGCACTCGCCCTCAACTGGTCCAAGCCACAGCCCATGCCAATTCCTCCCCAAGCCATGGTGGTGGAACTGGCACCTGCCCCTGTGCCGCCGCCCCCGGCACCACCCAAGGTGGTGACCCCACCACAGCCACCCGCCCCTGTGGAAGAGCTGCCGCTGCCCAAGCTCGCCGAAGCACCCAAGCCGACTATTTCGGTGCCCAAGCCGGTCAAGCAGAAGCCCAAGCCACAACCGCCAAAGCCAGTGGAAAAGCCGGAGCCGCCCAAGGAAAAGCCTTCCGACGAAAAGCCCAGCGACGCTCCGGTCACCCCGGCGCAATCCAGCAACCCGGCACCGGCAACGCCAGGCCCATCGCCGGCCCAGGCCGCCGCCAAGGCCAACTGGCAGGGTGAGTTGCAGGCACACCTGGCCAAGTACAAGCGTTATCCAAGCGAAGCCCAGCGGCGCGGCAAAGAGGGTACCAACTCGCTACGCTTCGTCGTGGATGCCGAAGGCAAGGTACTGTCCTACGAGCTGGTCGGGCGTTCGGGCAACGCCGACCTGGATCGCGCCACCCTGGACATGATCCGTCGCGCCCAACCGCTGCCCAAGCCACCTGCCGACATGCTCAACAACGGCAGCGTGGAAATCACCGCCTCGTACAACTACGAGATCGACAGAAGCCGCGGCCGCCGCTGA
- the exbD gene encoding TonB system transport protein ExbD, producing MGLHLKEGAGDDLAENHEINVTPFIDVMLVLLIIFMVAAPLATVDIKVDLPASSAKPAPRPEKPVFLSVKADQRLFLGDDEIKAETLGAALDAKTQGKKDTTIFFQADKGVDYGDLMSVMDTLRAAGYLKVGLVGLETAAKK from the coding sequence ATGGGCTTGCATTTGAAGGAAGGGGCAGGCGACGACCTGGCCGAAAACCACGAAATCAACGTCACGCCATTCATCGACGTGATGCTGGTACTGCTGATCATCTTCATGGTGGCCGCTCCCCTGGCCACCGTGGACATCAAGGTCGATCTCCCCGCCTCCAGCGCCAAACCGGCGCCGCGCCCGGAAAAACCCGTGTTCCTAAGCGTGAAGGCCGACCAGCGCCTGTTCCTCGGCGATGACGAAATCAAGGCCGAGACCCTGGGCGCCGCCCTCGACGCCAAGACCCAGGGCAAGAAGGACACCACGATCTTCTTCCAGGCCGACAAAGGCGTGGACTACGGTGACCTGATGAGCGTGATGGACACTCTGCGCGCAGCCGGCTACCTGAAGGTCGGCCTGGTCGGACTCGAGACGGCAGCCAAGAAATGA